One Clupea harengus chromosome 11, Ch_v2.0.2, whole genome shotgun sequence DNA window includes the following coding sequences:
- the LOC105893983 gene encoding myelin basic protein-like isoform X2, translating into MSSGTSGQAAFGLGRKKKAPGVLDSIGKFFSGDKKKGKGKGSFRGLSSSPQRPAASSRRRADENAVAHFFRTIVSPAPPKSKGDQKKARAGDGQGTLTKIFKMSGSRSASPAKR; encoded by the exons ATGAGCTCTGGAACCTCTGGACAGGCTGCCTTCGGTCTCGGCCGGAAAAAGAAGGCCCCCGGCGTCCTGGATTCAATTGGAAAGTTCTTCAGTGGGGACAAGAAGAAGGGCAAGGGCAAG gGCTCCTTCCGTGGTCTGTCCTCCTCCCCCCAGCGACCTGCAGCATCTTCTCGTCGCCGTGCCGACGAGAACGCGGTGGCGCACTTCTTCAGAACCATC GTGTCTCCTGCCCCACCCAAGTCTAAA GGTGACCAGAAGAAAGCTCGTGCTGGGGACGGCCAGGGGACCTTGACCAAGATCTTCAAAATG AGCGGTAGCCGGTCCGCATCGCCAGCCAAGCGCTGA
- the LOC105893984 gene encoding myelin basic protein isoform X2: protein MESHDEVFGEADVNQNNDHPSKRTTAVTDSTGAEGAQEVWSDASADDPNDGTPRPHLVRLFSRDAPGREDNTFKDRPSESDELQTIQEHSGAGTESGSE from the exons ATGGAGTCCCATGATGAAGTTTTTG GGGAGGCAGATGTGAACCAGAACAATGACCACCCCTCCAAGAGGACGACGGCGGTGACTGACTCCACGGGTGCTGAGGGGGCCCAGGAGGTCTGGAGCGACGCCAGCGCAGATGACCCCAACGACGGCACGCCCCGCCCCCACTTGGTCCGCCTCTTCTCGCGAGACGCGCCGGGCCGCGAGGACAACACCTTCAAAGACCGCCCTTCAGAGTCCGATGAGCTACAGACCATCCAGGAGCACAGTGGAGCAGGCACGGAGAGTGGCTCGGAGTGA
- the LOC105893983 gene encoding myelin basic protein-like isoform X1 produces the protein MSSGTSGQAAFGLGRKKKAPGVLDSIGKFFSGDKKKGKGKGSFRGLSSSPQRPAASSRRRADENAVAHFFRTIVSPAPPKSKWGGLSAKLGLGDQKKARAGDGQGTLTKIFKMSGSRSASPAKR, from the exons ATGAGCTCTGGAACCTCTGGACAGGCTGCCTTCGGTCTCGGCCGGAAAAAGAAGGCCCCCGGCGTCCTGGATTCAATTGGAAAGTTCTTCAGTGGGGACAAGAAGAAGGGCAAGGGCAAG gGCTCCTTCCGTGGTCTGTCCTCCTCCCCCCAGCGACCTGCAGCATCTTCTCGTCGCCGTGCCGACGAGAACGCGGTGGCGCACTTCTTCAGAACCATC GTGTCTCCTGCCCCACCCAAGTCTAAA TGGGGAGGACTCTCTGCCAAATTAGGCCTG GGTGACCAGAAGAAAGCTCGTGCTGGGGACGGCCAGGGGACCTTGACCAAGATCTTCAAAATG AGCGGTAGCCGGTCCGCATCGCCAGCCAAGCGCTGA
- the LOC105893983 gene encoding myelin basic protein-like isoform X4, producing MSSGTSGQAAFGLGRKKKAPGVLDSIGKFFSGDKKKGKGKGSFRGLSSSPQRPAASSRRRADENAVAHFFRTIVSPAPPKSKWGGLSAKLGLSGSRSASPAKR from the exons ATGAGCTCTGGAACCTCTGGACAGGCTGCCTTCGGTCTCGGCCGGAAAAAGAAGGCCCCCGGCGTCCTGGATTCAATTGGAAAGTTCTTCAGTGGGGACAAGAAGAAGGGCAAGGGCAAG gGCTCCTTCCGTGGTCTGTCCTCCTCCCCCCAGCGACCTGCAGCATCTTCTCGTCGCCGTGCCGACGAGAACGCGGTGGCGCACTTCTTCAGAACCATC GTGTCTCCTGCCCCACCCAAGTCTAAA TGGGGAGGACTCTCTGCCAAATTAGGCCTG AGCGGTAGCCGGTCCGCATCGCCAGCCAAGCGCTGA
- the LOC105893983 gene encoding myelin basic protein-like isoform X3, which produces MSSGTSGQAAFGLGRKKKAPGVLDSIGKFFSGDKKKGKGKRPAASSRRRADENAVAHFFRTIVSPAPPKSKWGGLSAKLGLGDQKKARAGDGQGTLTKIFKMSGSRSASPAKR; this is translated from the exons ATGAGCTCTGGAACCTCTGGACAGGCTGCCTTCGGTCTCGGCCGGAAAAAGAAGGCCCCCGGCGTCCTGGATTCAATTGGAAAGTTCTTCAGTGGGGACAAGAAGAAGGGCAAGGGCAAG CGACCTGCAGCATCTTCTCGTCGCCGTGCCGACGAGAACGCGGTGGCGCACTTCTTCAGAACCATC GTGTCTCCTGCCCCACCCAAGTCTAAA TGGGGAGGACTCTCTGCCAAATTAGGCCTG GGTGACCAGAAGAAAGCTCGTGCTGGGGACGGCCAGGGGACCTTGACCAAGATCTTCAAAATG AGCGGTAGCCGGTCCGCATCGCCAGCCAAGCGCTGA